In the Endozoicomonas sp. SCSIO W0465 genome, TCTCACCATGGCTTTTCTAGAACACCAGCAGTTACAACCTGAAGATCTACTGAGATTCATCACTCAGCAGCAAGAGCAGATCATTCAGCTCAAAGAGCAGATAGAATTGCTTGAAGCAGAGATTCGTCGTCTAAAAAAACTGCCCGCAAAGCCTGACATCAAACCAAACACCAAACCTCCCGATGATGACACCGGCAGCCCTGATGGAGATCCATCCGCTCCTGAGGGTAACGATGGAGCCAGCCCAGACACCTCGTCAAAGCAGAAGGTTAAGAAGCCCAACGAGAAAACCAGAAAGCAGCGTAAACAGCCCCGAAAGCCATCGGCGGAAAAATCCATACCCATTGCTGCCACTGATGTTCCGGAGGGATCAATCAGGAATGGAACCACCCCTTTTCATGTTCAGGAACTGACAATACAAACATCCAGTATTGAATATCTTTTAGAGCAATGGGTGACACCCGATGGACAAACCATTACGGCCAAACCGCCAGCCAGCCTTCATGGACATCATTACGGGCCAATGCTGCAGGCCTACGTTCTGCACCAGTATCATGGTTGCTCCGTTACCCAGCCAGAACTGCTGGACTGGCTATGGGACATTGGAATCTCTATTTCCAGCGGGGAACTCAGCCAGCTTCTGACGAAAGGACACGAGCAGTTCCATGCTGAGAAAGATGAGCTGTTGACTACAGGTATTCGCTGTTCAAGTTATATCCAGACAGACGACACGGGAACAAGGCATAAGGGGAAGAACGGTTACTGCACCATCATCAATAACGAGTCCTTTGCCTGGTTCGAGAGCACAGACAGCAAAAGCCGGGAAAATTTCGTAAGCCTACTGCACCGCCCATGGTCAACTTACACGTTCACCGACGATGCCTTGATCTATCTGGAAAAACTGGATTACCCCAAAAAGTGGCTACGCGTTCTTAATCCATACAGAGGCGTCACCTTCCTGAGCCATGAAGCCTGGGAAGAATGTATGAAAGACCTGAGACTAACTGGTAGACGGCGCCAGCAGGCCAGTGAAGCCATGATTTATGGCAGCCTGATACAGCATGGAGCAGGACATCTTACCACCTTCAGTGATGGGGCAAGGCAGTTCGACGTTTTCAAACACAGCCAGTGCTGGATACATGCAGAGCGAGGGCTGGCAAAAGTTCATCCGGTCAATGATCAGCAGGCCATGGCTCAGAAATGGCTTCGGACATGGTTCTGGGCCATTTACGATGACCTTAAAGACTTCAAGACAGAGCCAACTGAAAAAAAGGCAATAAAAGTACGACAGGGGTTCCAGGCGCTGATCCAAACCCAAACGTGCAGTGGGCTTCTTCAGGATGCTCTGTCAGGGTTGGCTGTAATCAAGGAAGAGCTATTACTGGTTCTGGATGACCCGAGCTTACCGCTGCACAACAACCTGAGCGAGAGTCAGATACGAGAATATGTTAAACGACGAAAGATCAGTAGTGGGACGCGAAGCGATTTGGGGCGGCAATGTCGCGACACCTTTGCCAGCCTGAAAAAAACGTGTCGCCTGTATGGTCTCTCTTTTTGGGATTATCTGAAAAGCCGACTAATGGGCGATGGGTTATTTCCGAGATTGAGTAACCTGATTGAGGAGGCTTCACGTCATCTTCCGTGTGGTGCTGCCAGCAGTTTTTGAGAAATTACCTTTAGAGTGCCTGCAATGGCTGCGCCAGTGCCTGCTACGAAGGCACCGGCCTGGGTATTAACTTTAGTAAGTGTGCCGGCAATTACTGCAGACACAGAACTAGTTATAGCGGTCACTGAATTTATAGTTGCAGAATTTTTTTCATTTATCTCCTTTAACTTCTTTTTAAATTCCCCTTTGGAATTCTCACATTCTTTAGTTACTATGTCGGTGATCTTGTTATCAAGTTCATCAAATATTTTTTTAAAACCACCCAGGAAATTAGCTTTGTCTAGCGAGGATTTGAAATTTTGAGCTGCCTGATCAAGTTCCTGCAATTTTTTATCAATCCCCTTTCTTTTACTTTTCAACTCAACATTTTCTTCTTCCAGTTTTTTAATCTCATTATCAAGTAATTCTAAAGAGAGAGAGGCCGAATCCTCTACCGTGTCCGTTTGGTTCTTTAGCTTACTGCTGGCAGACTGGATAGCCAAAATAGCCACCTCAGTATTGGCATGTTTAATAATATTTTTGGCTCTTATTGGATTACAGACTGTTCCCAGATTGAACCTGGCTGAAGCACTTATCATTAAAGGCTCTCAGAGCTTTGCTCGGCAATTTGCCCTCAAGCCTTACATTGCGTGGTCCACATCCAATTTTCACTGCAGAGCAGTTCGGAAATCAAATAGAGCCATATTTTTTATCGGCTGCTGGAAACAACTGTTATTCAGAAGGTCTTCTGCATCCTCTTGAATATCCTCTGCAGTCAACCCTTTTATTCTTCGTTGCCATGAATCACCATAAGTTGCCTTGTAAAAATCTTTAACCCAAGGGTTGGCATCCCCATCAGGCAAGCGTGTGTTTTGTTCTAATTCTCTGAGGGCAGTGTTCGCCAGAAAAGCATTGCGAGCGGAAACAGGGTACACATTGTCACGGGTTAGAACACCATCCAACTTTCCAGCCAGGCGACTTTTTACTTGATTTTCATCTTCACTATTTTGGTTCTTCTGATCCCACTTATTGACCCAGGCAGAGATGTTGCAGCGACTTTGTCTGGAAATCCGGCTAAGTGCTTCGCAAAATGTATCTTCTTGTTGAGGATCGGACTGTGTGTAGTCCATCAAACCTATTATCCCTGATGCCTGGTCCAGTTGTTTGTAGACTTCTTCACGGACTATGCCACTCAGACTCCCCCGACGTTGTTCGTTATACCCAGGGGTATCCATCAAGACCAGTTGACCTCTCATCCCTGAGTTATCCTGATCACGAAGGATGGAATATTCCACTGAGATGGTAGGCATATGATCAATCCGACAATAGTGTTCATAAGGGGTTGCCACACCAAGTTGGCTGGAAAGTGAGAATAAGTCGTTTAAGCTGGTTAGCGTTCTGGAAACGTTCTCCTGGCCCTGGTAACTCCTGTTAATTCTGCCGTCGAGGATTAAGCGCTGCAGTGGCTCCCCACAAGAACGTAAACTCGCTTGCTCATCTGAACCCAGTATCCTTAATCGCTCAAGCAGTTCATTAATGCGCTGTGGATCGTGAATACTGAGCTCCGGCTCCGATTGCCTGGGCTTATGGCGAATCAGTGTAGGGAGAAGCGTCATCGGGATGTTTTTCTCCGGTAATAATTCGAAACCAACAATTGCGTTAATGGTGGTTGATTTGCCAGCATTGACCATACCACCTACCACAATCACCATATCCATTTCTGCCAGTTTTTTTAGTTCAGATTCAATCACGGTGGAAGCTCTTCTGGTGGCTTCGCTCATCTTGCGCAAGGCATCGCTGTCTTGTCCACTGTCGCTATTTTGAGGTAGACAGTTTTTAATTGCCTTCAACACATTTAGGACTTACGCATTGACAACAGGCTCTAAAATTTGATAATGCCAAAAAACAGATGTCTTCAGGGATGAAAGTGAGAACTACCACTCGACCGACCACTGCACGATGCACTCTTGCAAAATACATTGGCTTTTTGATTAGTGAGCCAAAATCATCAACATGCACAAGACTGGCCGAGGTTACCGACTTTTCTCACGATAGCGCAAACCGCTTTCTTAAGCGTGAAAACTATCAGCCCAAAGATATGTACGATGAAGCAGTCAAAAGTTTAAACCCTATTGGCGGCACCCTGAGCGTTGATGACAGCGTGCTCGACAAACCTTATAGCTACTCCGTGGCACTGGTTGGCCACTTTTGGTCGGGTAAACATCACCGAGTGGTTAAGGGAGTTAACCTCATCACCCTTTATTACACCGACGTATCCGGGCGCCATATGCCGGTGAATTACAGGATATACGACAAATCGGAAGACAAGACAAAAAACGACTACTTCCGTGAAATGTTGATTGAAGTGCTGGTATGGGGGCTGAAGCCAGCGTTCGTTACCGGTGACTCCTGGTACAGCTGCACGACTAACCTGAAGACGATTAAAAACCATCAGACTGGGTTTATGTTTGCCGTTGAGAAAACAGGACAGTATCACTGGAAAAAGGTAAATGGCAGCAGGTTCAACACCTCGACATCCCCGACAATGGTCTGGATGTATGGCTCAAAGACTTCGGTAAGATCCGGTTGTTCAGGACGATGCTAAAAGACCAGCGTCGCCACTACGTGGTTTACTTGCCAGAGGAAGTCCCTTTTGAACGCAATGACTTCAAGCAGATCCATGACCAGCACTGGCAGATCGAACAGTTTCACAGGGCGATCAAGCAGGTTTGCCATATTGAGCACTTTCAGGTTCGCAGCGAACGACCCGTCAGAAACCATATATTTGCTGCAATTTTAGCTTTTGTTTATCTCCAGAAAATGCAGATAGAGCAGGAGTTTACGAATATTTATCAGCACCAACGGGGGCTGTTTAAAGAGACAATAGGCGCTTTCATTGAGAGTTTTGCAAAGGGGAAGGATCACCTCCTACCAAAATTTATCGGTGTCATCAATGCGTAAGTCCTAACATTATCCTGAAAGTTCCTCATAAGCAGATACGCTTTTGCAATTAGAAAATCCAGTGCAATATCAGCGTTAGCGTTCATGCTATCAATCTGGGTAATGTCATTCAGCTCAAGCATCTGCCCCACTAACTCCAGTGCTTCCAGGTCTCCCTTTTGGCAGGCGTTCTGAACCAAGGGTTGGCAATCACGTAGCAGTGGCAGAGCGGGTTGATCAGAATCGCAACAGCGTCGTTGATCCAGAGGAACTGATTGCTCTAACAACCGCTCGATAATACATCCCAAATGAAGCTGGTGAGATTTACTACACGATGTTTTGACCAACGAACGTCCGCCAAATTGACTCGATTCTATTTCTGTGCAGATGTTGCATGGCCGGTTTGGTATGGATGTGTCACTGATAGCCTTCATTTAATCACTCCGTTTTTATTAGCGAAGCAGATACCCAAATAATGAACCTGATGATTACCTGGTCCAAAAATAAGACAATACATCAATGATTTGTTTGGTCGTACATACTAACTTGAATTGTCGTTTAGCAATTGATTAAACAACCTTTAAGTCCGAATGCAATTTATAGTTATCTTCACTGATCTTGCCAGTAATTTACTGTTTTTTATCGTTGTTGCTGTGCAAATACGGGCTTGGCTCTCCGCTGTGAGGATAACGTTGGAGCAAATTCCAGGATGCTCAGTGGCATGGCCATCATACTACCCGGTAAAGGGGTGGGTTCTTTATCAATAGACTTTTCTAATTTGAAGCTGACGCCCAAATCTGCTTTTGGGTGATTAATGCCATTCAGTGGATAGCGAAGGTCTCGGCCAATCTTAGTCAGTGTTTCTGCATCAAGGTGGCTGTATGAGCATGCTGTAGGTGCCATCTCCCTGGGCAATGGGTATCGCTTCTTCACCATTCTTCAGCATCCGATCACCATGAAGGCTCTAAAGCCTTCCGCTGTGCCTGAATCGATCATTGGAGAAGGTAAGGGAACACTTGTCTGCGACCGGTATTCAACCTACAAAAATTGGCCAAAGACCATCCGCTGATTGTTCTGGCGTTCTGCTGGGCTCATGCCAGGAGAGACTATCAAGGAGTTCTTTCAACACTTTGGGGTAACCCCCAAAGGGTTCAGGAGGTGCCCCTGCACCCGCTTCCTACTGCGATCCAAAGGCTGAGTATTCCAATCGACCGGCAAAACATATAGAAGCGATGTTATAGATGGTTATACTCGCTCGATTAGAAGCCAGCTCTTTTTACGAATCATCTATTATTCTGGCTTAAAACAAGCTCTACGGCTCGTCAAATAGAGATTTAAAGTGG is a window encoding:
- a CDS encoding transposase gives rise to the protein MAFLEHQQLQPEDLLRFITQQQEQIIQLKEQIELLEAEIRRLKKLPAKPDIKPNTKPPDDDTGSPDGDPSAPEGNDGASPDTSSKQKVKKPNEKTRKQRKQPRKPSAEKSIPIAATDVPEGSIRNGTTPFHVQELTIQTSSIEYLLEQWVTPDGQTITAKPPASLHGHHYGPMLQAYVLHQYHGCSVTQPELLDWLWDIGISISSGELSQLLTKGHEQFHAEKDELLTTGIRCSSYIQTDDTGTRHKGKNGYCTIINNESFAWFESTDSKSRENFVSLLHRPWSTYTFTDDALIYLEKLDYPKKWLRVLNPYRGVTFLSHEAWEECMKDLRLTGRRRQQASEAMIYGSLIQHGAGHLTTFSDGARQFDVFKHSQCWIHAERGLAKVHPVNDQQAMAQKWLRTWFWAIYDDLKDFKTEPTEKKAIKVRQGFQALIQTQTCSGLLQDALSGLAVIKEELLLVLDDPSLPLHNNLSESQIREYVKRRKISSGTRSDLGRQCRDTFASLKKTCRLYGLSFWDYLKSRLMGDGLFPRLSNLIEEASRHLPCGAASSF
- a CDS encoding dynamin family protein; the encoded protein is MKAIKNCLPQNSDSGQDSDALRKMSEATRRASTVIESELKKLAEMDMVIVVGGMVNAGKSTTINAIVGFELLPEKNIPMTLLPTLIRHKPRQSEPELSIHDPQRINELLERLRILGSDEQASLRSCGEPLQRLILDGRINRSYQGQENVSRTLTSLNDLFSLSSQLGVATPYEHYCRIDHMPTISVEYSILRDQDNSGMRGQLVLMDTPGYNEQRRGSLSGIVREEVYKQLDQASGIIGLMDYTQSDPQQEDTFCEALSRISRQSRCNISAWVNKWDQKNQNSEDENQVKSRLAGKLDGVLTRDNVYPVSARNAFLANTALRELEQNTRLPDGDANPWVKDFYKATYGDSWQRRIKGLTAEDIQEDAEDLLNNSCFQQPIKNMALFDFRTALQ